The following coding sequences are from one Maniola jurtina chromosome 14, ilManJurt1.1, whole genome shotgun sequence window:
- the LOC123872107 gene encoding protein CLEC16A homolog isoform X3, translated as MFRSRSWFGGGWGRPKNPHSLERLKYLHNILCKNTTVSESNRGILVESLRCIAEILIWGDQNDSSVFDFFLEKNMLSYFLKIMRQKCGGSSYVCVQLLQTLNILFENIRNETSLYYLLSNNHVNSIIVHKFDISDEEVMAYYISFLKTLSFKLNNHTIHFFYNEHTKDFPLYTEAIKFFNHPESMVRIAVRTLTLNVYKVQDASMLRFIRDRTAAPYFSNLVWFIGKHILELNACVRNDADHQSQQKLDDLVAEHLDHLHYINDILCLNIPDLNGVLTEHLLHKLLIPLYIYSLTSESSKRPATSSPYNRDHIQSIEVITRNLEAILTGKSTDTPSRINYPLQRIESDDEAKPSVSCVVSLFLLSQVFLIITHGPIVHALAWIILQSDLSVFEDGATKILDMYVCNAKSNVKLEFSKPQLSLEKALENTSCADRDYTTPEYSGAKAFGYDTDQSSCDLDPELVSTSLPSTSHISESSSIAHDSTEDLVTQIQPVKSGSSATLSKSNMPDSPLPDSALESSSSKVSELNNITDEEKQKLLGSMPSKNPEKVASVENLLEKETRNIETRPFLKTVLDSLDCSENDYKALFALCLLYALINNKVGVNPELLETLLNSESDQRTKSNVSSEKANANQDESSSTDLTQENSNNGKRKIDSFNALLISKLMAIANLSCKPASKVRLVTCELSVRLLRTCMQGSSGTVSVRHISAVDNLRARSAALARNFYKCDDIFLDMFEDEYCEMSKRPLNVEWLCMDAAILLPPTRTPMSGIAFEKRLPSGEMERARRAIRTFFLIRELYLKLTGKTETQLPLANPAPFVQVADILDLNDSDLISCDIIQKDGTWQHRFLAVDNIQVILVEPDKQRLGWGVAKLVGSLQDLEIQGDKDDPRCLHLTIHKPRVGASAALPRTVLLRAKFKFDDHIRSMAAKQRLTKGRTKSRQKKMQQIGRLLEVSGVAAPAPAPRHRPLFARPALSTVRRHSGLEGDDTERRLRRPSGHVLKDGIVVYRERTTSRESVSRSSSTQASRESSPRARSEEIPLEDIRRNPGIAAAVPSTSSSTNRVQQTTPSTSQHLKLTSTSSEETSFISSEPRTKRKGIVETI; from the exons ATGTTTCGGAGTCGTAGTTGGTTCGGAGGCGGCTGGGGCCGCCCCAAGAACCCACATTCTCTGGAGAGGTTAAAATATCTCCATAATATCCTATGCAAAAATACAACAGTCTCTGAGAGCAACCGTGGGATCTTGGTGGAGTCCTTGCGTTGCATAGCCGAAATTTTGATATGGGGAGACCAGAATGACAGCTCTGTGTTTGA tttctttttGGAAAAAAACATGCTATCATATTTCCTTAAGATTATGCGACAGAAATGTGGTGGCTCGTCCTATGTGTGTGTCCAATTACTACAGACTCTTAACATATTATTCGAAAATATTAGAAATGAAACTTCCTTAT ATTATTTACTTAGCAATAACCATGTGAACTCGATAATAGTTCACAAATTCGATATATCTGATGAAGAAGTTATGGCGTATTATATTTCATTCCTCAAGACTCTAAGCTTTAAGTTGAACAATCATACCATACACTTCTTTTATAATGAG CACACAAAAGATTTTCCTCTATACACTGAGGCGATAAAATTCTTCAACCATCCAGAGTCAATGGTGCGAATAGCAGTTAGAACACTGACATTAAATGTGTATAAAGTTCAAGACGCCAGTATGCTGAGGTTTATAAGAGACAG AACTGCTGCACCGTACTTCAGTAATCTAGTTTGGTTTATCGGTAAACATATACTGGAATTGAATGCCTGTGTCAGAAACGATGCTGA CCATCAATCTCAACAGAAGCTAGACGACCTAGTTGCCGAACATTTAGACCATTTGCACTACATCAATGACATACTGTGTCTCAACATTCCAGATCTGAATGGTGTTCTAACAGAACATCTGTTGCATAAACTGTTAATCCCTCTATACATTTACTCTCTTACGTCCGAATCAAGCAAACGTCCTGCTACATCTTCACCATACAATAGAGACCATATACAAAGTATTGAAGTCATAACAAGGAATCTAGAAGCGATTTTGACAGGAAAAAGTACAGATACACCTTCGCGGATTAACTATCCTTTACAAAGAATCGAATCAGATGATGAGGCGAAACCTTCTGTGTCCTGTGTAGTCTCATTATTCCTTTTATCTCAAGTATTCCTAATAATAACGCACGGCCCGATTGTTCACGCGTTGGCCTGGATAATTTTACAATCGGACTTATCAGTCTTCGAAGATGGGGCCACTAAAATATTGGACATGTATGTCTGCAATGCAAAGTCGAATGTTAAACTCGAATTCTCCAAGCCCCAACTAAGTTTGGAAAAAGCATTAGAAAATACGTCGTGTGCTGATAGAGATTATACGACTCCTGAATATTCTGGTGCTAAAGCGTTTGGTTACGATACCGATCAATCGAGTTGCGATCTCGATCCCGAGTTAGTTTCAACCTCTCTTCCGTCCACTTCCCATATAAGTGAATCTTCCAGTATAGCGCACGATTCAACTGAGGATTTAGTAACTCAAATACAGCCGGTCAAATCTGGTAGTTCTGCGACCTTATCAAAATCTAATATGCCCGATTCGCCTCTCCCTGATTCAGCGTTAGAATCAAGTTCTTCAAAAGTTTCGGAGCTAAATAATATAACGGACGAAGAAAAGCAGAAACTGTTAGGATCAATGCCAAGTAAGAACCCCGAAAAGGTTGCGTCAGTAGAAAATTTATTAGAAAAAGAAACGAGGAATATAGAGACGAGACCATTTCTCAAGACAGTTTTAGATTCTTTGGATTGCAGCGAAAACGACTATAAAGCACTCTTTGCTTTGTGTTTGCTGTACGCGTTGATAAATAACAAAG TGG GAGTAAATCCGGAATTACTTGAGACATTGTTAAATTCTGAATCAGATCAAAGAACTAAATCAAATGTATCAAGTGAAAAAGCAAACGCAAACCAGGATGAATCATCAAGTACAGATTTGACTCAAGAAAATTCTAATAATGGAAAACGAAAAATTGACAGTTTCAATGCCCTCCTTATATCGAAACTAATGGCAATAGCGAACCTGAGCTGCAAACCTG cgTCCAAAGTAAGGCTAGTAACATGTGAGCTGAGTGTGCGTTTACTCAGAACGTGTATGCAAGGCAGCAGCGGAACAGTTAGTGTGAGACACATTTCTGCTGTCGACAACCTGCGCGCGCGCTCCGCCGCGCTCGCTAGGAACTTTTATAAGTGTGACGACATCTTTTTGGATATGTTTGAGGATGA GTATTGCGAAATGAGCAAGCGGCCGTTGAACGTGGAATGGCTGTGTATGGACGCGGCGATACTGTTGCCACCCACGCGGACGCCAATGTCCGGGATTGCTTTTGAGAAACGATTGCCTAGTGGAGAG atGGAAAGAGCCCGTCGCGCAATACGAACGTTTTTCTTAATCAGGGAGTTGTATCTAAAGTTGACGGGCAAAACGGAGACTCAGTTACCACTAGCAAACCCTGCGCCTTTTGTACAAGTTGCCGATATACTGGACCTTA ACGACTCTGACCTAATTTCATGCGACATCATCCAAAAAGACGGCACTTGGCAGCATCGGTTTCTGGCAGTGGATAACATCCAAGTTATCCTGGTGGAGCCGGACAAGCAGCGGCTTGGCTGGGGAGTTGCCAAGTTGGTTGGCAGCTTGCAGGATttagaa atacaAGGTGATAAAGACGATCCACGATGTCTACACTTGACCATTCACAAGCCGCGCGTGGGCGCGAGTGCTGCGTTGCCACGGACAGTGTTACTGCGAGCCAAGTTCAAGTTCGACGACCACATCCGCAGTATGGCGGCCAAACAGCGACTAActaag GGTCGCACAAAATCCCGTCAAAAGAAAATGCAGCAGATTGGTCGGCTGTTAGAAGTGTCGGGAGTGGCGGCGCCTGCGCCTGCGCCGAGGCATCGCCCGCTGTTCGCCAGACCCGCGCTCTCCACTGTGAGACGACATTCAG GTTTAGAGGGCGATGATACAGAACGTCGCCTCCGCAGGCCGAGCGGGCACGTGCTCAAAGACGGCATCGTCGTGTACCGCGAGAGGACCACCAGCCGAGAAAG CGTATCACGCAGCAGTAGCACTCAAGCGTCAAGAGAAAGCTCTCCCAGAGCGCGCTCTGAAGAGATCCCTCTAGAAGACATAAGAAGAAACCCTGGCATTGCCGCCGCTGTCCCTTCTACAAGTAGCTCCACTAATAGAGTTCAACAG
- the LOC123872107 gene encoding protein CLEC16A homolog isoform X1 produces MFRSRSWFGGGWGRPKNPHSLERLKYLHNILCKNTTVSESNRGILVESLRCIAEILIWGDQNDSSVFDFFLEKNMLSYFLKIMRQKCGGSSYVCVQLLQTLNILFENIRNETSLYYLLSNNHVNSIIVHKFDISDEEVMAYYISFLKTLSFKLNNHTIHFFYNEHTKDFPLYTEAIKFFNHPESMVRIAVRTLTLNVYKVQDASMLRFIRDRTAAPYFSNLVWFIGKHILELNACVRNDADLSVISSHQSQQKLDDLVAEHLDHLHYINDILCLNIPDLNGVLTEHLLHKLLIPLYIYSLTSESSKRPATSSPYNRDHIQSIEVITRNLEAILTGKSTDTPSRINYPLQRIESDDEAKPSVSCVVSLFLLSQVFLIITHGPIVHALAWIILQSDLSVFEDGATKILDMYVCNAKSNVKLEFSKPQLSLEKALENTSCADRDYTTPEYSGAKAFGYDTDQSSCDLDPELVSTSLPSTSHISESSSIAHDSTEDLVTQIQPVKSGSSATLSKSNMPDSPLPDSALESSSSKVSELNNITDEEKQKLLGSMPSKNPEKVASVENLLEKETRNIETRPFLKTVLDSLDCSENDYKALFALCLLYALINNKVGVNPELLETLLNSESDQRTKSNVSSEKANANQDESSSTDLTQENSNNGKRKIDSFNALLISKLMAIANLSCKPASKVRLVTCELSVRLLRTCMQGSSGTVSVRHISAVDNLRARSAALARNFYKCDDIFLDMFEDEYCEMSKRPLNVEWLCMDAAILLPPTRTPMSGIAFEKRLPSGEMERARRAIRTFFLIRELYLKLTGKTETQLPLANPAPFVQVADILDLNDSDLISCDIIQKDGTWQHRFLAVDNIQVILVEPDKQRLGWGVAKLVGSLQDLEIQGDKDDPRCLHLTIHKPRVGASAALPRTVLLRAKFKFDDHIRSMAAKQRLTKGRTKSRQKKMQQIGRLLEVSGVAAPAPAPRHRPLFARPALSTVRRHSGLEGDDTERRLRRPSGHVLKDGIVVYRERTTSRESVSRSSSTQASRESSPRARSEEIPLEDIRRNPGIAAAVPSTSSSTNRVQQTTPSTSQHLKLTSTSSEETSFISSEPRTKRKGIVETI; encoded by the exons ATGTTTCGGAGTCGTAGTTGGTTCGGAGGCGGCTGGGGCCGCCCCAAGAACCCACATTCTCTGGAGAGGTTAAAATATCTCCATAATATCCTATGCAAAAATACAACAGTCTCTGAGAGCAACCGTGGGATCTTGGTGGAGTCCTTGCGTTGCATAGCCGAAATTTTGATATGGGGAGACCAGAATGACAGCTCTGTGTTTGA tttctttttGGAAAAAAACATGCTATCATATTTCCTTAAGATTATGCGACAGAAATGTGGTGGCTCGTCCTATGTGTGTGTCCAATTACTACAGACTCTTAACATATTATTCGAAAATATTAGAAATGAAACTTCCTTAT ATTATTTACTTAGCAATAACCATGTGAACTCGATAATAGTTCACAAATTCGATATATCTGATGAAGAAGTTATGGCGTATTATATTTCATTCCTCAAGACTCTAAGCTTTAAGTTGAACAATCATACCATACACTTCTTTTATAATGAG CACACAAAAGATTTTCCTCTATACACTGAGGCGATAAAATTCTTCAACCATCCAGAGTCAATGGTGCGAATAGCAGTTAGAACACTGACATTAAATGTGTATAAAGTTCAAGACGCCAGTATGCTGAGGTTTATAAGAGACAG AACTGCTGCACCGTACTTCAGTAATCTAGTTTGGTTTATCGGTAAACATATACTGGAATTGAATGCCTGTGTCAGAAACGATGCTGA tttatctGTTATTTCCAGCCATCAATCTCAACAGAAGCTAGACGACCTAGTTGCCGAACATTTAGACCATTTGCACTACATCAATGACATACTGTGTCTCAACATTCCAGATCTGAATGGTGTTCTAACAGAACATCTGTTGCATAAACTGTTAATCCCTCTATACATTTACTCTCTTACGTCCGAATCAAGCAAACGTCCTGCTACATCTTCACCATACAATAGAGACCATATACAAAGTATTGAAGTCATAACAAGGAATCTAGAAGCGATTTTGACAGGAAAAAGTACAGATACACCTTCGCGGATTAACTATCCTTTACAAAGAATCGAATCAGATGATGAGGCGAAACCTTCTGTGTCCTGTGTAGTCTCATTATTCCTTTTATCTCAAGTATTCCTAATAATAACGCACGGCCCGATTGTTCACGCGTTGGCCTGGATAATTTTACAATCGGACTTATCAGTCTTCGAAGATGGGGCCACTAAAATATTGGACATGTATGTCTGCAATGCAAAGTCGAATGTTAAACTCGAATTCTCCAAGCCCCAACTAAGTTTGGAAAAAGCATTAGAAAATACGTCGTGTGCTGATAGAGATTATACGACTCCTGAATATTCTGGTGCTAAAGCGTTTGGTTACGATACCGATCAATCGAGTTGCGATCTCGATCCCGAGTTAGTTTCAACCTCTCTTCCGTCCACTTCCCATATAAGTGAATCTTCCAGTATAGCGCACGATTCAACTGAGGATTTAGTAACTCAAATACAGCCGGTCAAATCTGGTAGTTCTGCGACCTTATCAAAATCTAATATGCCCGATTCGCCTCTCCCTGATTCAGCGTTAGAATCAAGTTCTTCAAAAGTTTCGGAGCTAAATAATATAACGGACGAAGAAAAGCAGAAACTGTTAGGATCAATGCCAAGTAAGAACCCCGAAAAGGTTGCGTCAGTAGAAAATTTATTAGAAAAAGAAACGAGGAATATAGAGACGAGACCATTTCTCAAGACAGTTTTAGATTCTTTGGATTGCAGCGAAAACGACTATAAAGCACTCTTTGCTTTGTGTTTGCTGTACGCGTTGATAAATAACAAAG TGG GAGTAAATCCGGAATTACTTGAGACATTGTTAAATTCTGAATCAGATCAAAGAACTAAATCAAATGTATCAAGTGAAAAAGCAAACGCAAACCAGGATGAATCATCAAGTACAGATTTGACTCAAGAAAATTCTAATAATGGAAAACGAAAAATTGACAGTTTCAATGCCCTCCTTATATCGAAACTAATGGCAATAGCGAACCTGAGCTGCAAACCTG cgTCCAAAGTAAGGCTAGTAACATGTGAGCTGAGTGTGCGTTTACTCAGAACGTGTATGCAAGGCAGCAGCGGAACAGTTAGTGTGAGACACATTTCTGCTGTCGACAACCTGCGCGCGCGCTCCGCCGCGCTCGCTAGGAACTTTTATAAGTGTGACGACATCTTTTTGGATATGTTTGAGGATGA GTATTGCGAAATGAGCAAGCGGCCGTTGAACGTGGAATGGCTGTGTATGGACGCGGCGATACTGTTGCCACCCACGCGGACGCCAATGTCCGGGATTGCTTTTGAGAAACGATTGCCTAGTGGAGAG atGGAAAGAGCCCGTCGCGCAATACGAACGTTTTTCTTAATCAGGGAGTTGTATCTAAAGTTGACGGGCAAAACGGAGACTCAGTTACCACTAGCAAACCCTGCGCCTTTTGTACAAGTTGCCGATATACTGGACCTTA ACGACTCTGACCTAATTTCATGCGACATCATCCAAAAAGACGGCACTTGGCAGCATCGGTTTCTGGCAGTGGATAACATCCAAGTTATCCTGGTGGAGCCGGACAAGCAGCGGCTTGGCTGGGGAGTTGCCAAGTTGGTTGGCAGCTTGCAGGATttagaa atacaAGGTGATAAAGACGATCCACGATGTCTACACTTGACCATTCACAAGCCGCGCGTGGGCGCGAGTGCTGCGTTGCCACGGACAGTGTTACTGCGAGCCAAGTTCAAGTTCGACGACCACATCCGCAGTATGGCGGCCAAACAGCGACTAActaag GGTCGCACAAAATCCCGTCAAAAGAAAATGCAGCAGATTGGTCGGCTGTTAGAAGTGTCGGGAGTGGCGGCGCCTGCGCCTGCGCCGAGGCATCGCCCGCTGTTCGCCAGACCCGCGCTCTCCACTGTGAGACGACATTCAG GTTTAGAGGGCGATGATACAGAACGTCGCCTCCGCAGGCCGAGCGGGCACGTGCTCAAAGACGGCATCGTCGTGTACCGCGAGAGGACCACCAGCCGAGAAAG CGTATCACGCAGCAGTAGCACTCAAGCGTCAAGAGAAAGCTCTCCCAGAGCGCGCTCTGAAGAGATCCCTCTAGAAGACATAAGAAGAAACCCTGGCATTGCCGCCGCTGTCCCTTCTACAAGTAGCTCCACTAATAGAGTTCAACAG
- the LOC123872107 gene encoding protein CLEC16A homolog isoform X2, translating into MFRSRSWFGGGWGRPKNPHSLERLKYLHNILCKNTTVSESNRGILVESLRCIAEILIWGDQNDSSVFDFFLEKNMLSYFLKIMRQKCGGSSYVCVQLLQTLNILFENIRNETSLYYLLSNNHVNSIIVHKFDISDEEVMAYYISFLKTLSFKLNNHTIHFFYNEHTKDFPLYTEAIKFFNHPESMVRIAVRTLTLNVYKVQDASMLRFIRDRTAAPYFSNLVWFIGKHILELNACVRNDADLSVISSHQSQQKLDDLVAEHLDHLHYINDILCLNIPDLNGVLTEHLLHKLLIPLYIYSLTSESSKRPATSSPYNRDHIQSIEVITRNLEAILTGKSTDTPSRINYPLQRIESDDEAKPSVSCVVSLFLLSQVFLIITHGPIVHALAWIILQSDLSVFEDGATKILDMYVCNAKSNVKLEFSKPQLSLEKALENTSCADRDYTTPEYSGAKAFGYDTDQSSCDLDPELVSTSLPSTSHISESSSIAHDSTEDLVTQIQPVKSGSSATLSKSNMPDSPLPDSALESSSSKVSELNNITDEEKQKLLGSMPSKNPEKVASVENLLEKETRNIETRPFLKTVLDSLDCSENDYKALFALCLLYALINNKGVNPELLETLLNSESDQRTKSNVSSEKANANQDESSSTDLTQENSNNGKRKIDSFNALLISKLMAIANLSCKPASKVRLVTCELSVRLLRTCMQGSSGTVSVRHISAVDNLRARSAALARNFYKCDDIFLDMFEDEYCEMSKRPLNVEWLCMDAAILLPPTRTPMSGIAFEKRLPSGEMERARRAIRTFFLIRELYLKLTGKTETQLPLANPAPFVQVADILDLNDSDLISCDIIQKDGTWQHRFLAVDNIQVILVEPDKQRLGWGVAKLVGSLQDLEIQGDKDDPRCLHLTIHKPRVGASAALPRTVLLRAKFKFDDHIRSMAAKQRLTKGRTKSRQKKMQQIGRLLEVSGVAAPAPAPRHRPLFARPALSTVRRHSGLEGDDTERRLRRPSGHVLKDGIVVYRERTTSRESVSRSSSTQASRESSPRARSEEIPLEDIRRNPGIAAAVPSTSSSTNRVQQTTPSTSQHLKLTSTSSEETSFISSEPRTKRKGIVETI; encoded by the exons ATGTTTCGGAGTCGTAGTTGGTTCGGAGGCGGCTGGGGCCGCCCCAAGAACCCACATTCTCTGGAGAGGTTAAAATATCTCCATAATATCCTATGCAAAAATACAACAGTCTCTGAGAGCAACCGTGGGATCTTGGTGGAGTCCTTGCGTTGCATAGCCGAAATTTTGATATGGGGAGACCAGAATGACAGCTCTGTGTTTGA tttctttttGGAAAAAAACATGCTATCATATTTCCTTAAGATTATGCGACAGAAATGTGGTGGCTCGTCCTATGTGTGTGTCCAATTACTACAGACTCTTAACATATTATTCGAAAATATTAGAAATGAAACTTCCTTAT ATTATTTACTTAGCAATAACCATGTGAACTCGATAATAGTTCACAAATTCGATATATCTGATGAAGAAGTTATGGCGTATTATATTTCATTCCTCAAGACTCTAAGCTTTAAGTTGAACAATCATACCATACACTTCTTTTATAATGAG CACACAAAAGATTTTCCTCTATACACTGAGGCGATAAAATTCTTCAACCATCCAGAGTCAATGGTGCGAATAGCAGTTAGAACACTGACATTAAATGTGTATAAAGTTCAAGACGCCAGTATGCTGAGGTTTATAAGAGACAG AACTGCTGCACCGTACTTCAGTAATCTAGTTTGGTTTATCGGTAAACATATACTGGAATTGAATGCCTGTGTCAGAAACGATGCTGA tttatctGTTATTTCCAGCCATCAATCTCAACAGAAGCTAGACGACCTAGTTGCCGAACATTTAGACCATTTGCACTACATCAATGACATACTGTGTCTCAACATTCCAGATCTGAATGGTGTTCTAACAGAACATCTGTTGCATAAACTGTTAATCCCTCTATACATTTACTCTCTTACGTCCGAATCAAGCAAACGTCCTGCTACATCTTCACCATACAATAGAGACCATATACAAAGTATTGAAGTCATAACAAGGAATCTAGAAGCGATTTTGACAGGAAAAAGTACAGATACACCTTCGCGGATTAACTATCCTTTACAAAGAATCGAATCAGATGATGAGGCGAAACCTTCTGTGTCCTGTGTAGTCTCATTATTCCTTTTATCTCAAGTATTCCTAATAATAACGCACGGCCCGATTGTTCACGCGTTGGCCTGGATAATTTTACAATCGGACTTATCAGTCTTCGAAGATGGGGCCACTAAAATATTGGACATGTATGTCTGCAATGCAAAGTCGAATGTTAAACTCGAATTCTCCAAGCCCCAACTAAGTTTGGAAAAAGCATTAGAAAATACGTCGTGTGCTGATAGAGATTATACGACTCCTGAATATTCTGGTGCTAAAGCGTTTGGTTACGATACCGATCAATCGAGTTGCGATCTCGATCCCGAGTTAGTTTCAACCTCTCTTCCGTCCACTTCCCATATAAGTGAATCTTCCAGTATAGCGCACGATTCAACTGAGGATTTAGTAACTCAAATACAGCCGGTCAAATCTGGTAGTTCTGCGACCTTATCAAAATCTAATATGCCCGATTCGCCTCTCCCTGATTCAGCGTTAGAATCAAGTTCTTCAAAAGTTTCGGAGCTAAATAATATAACGGACGAAGAAAAGCAGAAACTGTTAGGATCAATGCCAAGTAAGAACCCCGAAAAGGTTGCGTCAGTAGAAAATTTATTAGAAAAAGAAACGAGGAATATAGAGACGAGACCATTTCTCAAGACAGTTTTAGATTCTTTGGATTGCAGCGAAAACGACTATAAAGCACTCTTTGCTTTGTGTTTGCTGTACGCGTTGATAAATAACAAAG GAGTAAATCCGGAATTACTTGAGACATTGTTAAATTCTGAATCAGATCAAAGAACTAAATCAAATGTATCAAGTGAAAAAGCAAACGCAAACCAGGATGAATCATCAAGTACAGATTTGACTCAAGAAAATTCTAATAATGGAAAACGAAAAATTGACAGTTTCAATGCCCTCCTTATATCGAAACTAATGGCAATAGCGAACCTGAGCTGCAAACCTG cgTCCAAAGTAAGGCTAGTAACATGTGAGCTGAGTGTGCGTTTACTCAGAACGTGTATGCAAGGCAGCAGCGGAACAGTTAGTGTGAGACACATTTCTGCTGTCGACAACCTGCGCGCGCGCTCCGCCGCGCTCGCTAGGAACTTTTATAAGTGTGACGACATCTTTTTGGATATGTTTGAGGATGA GTATTGCGAAATGAGCAAGCGGCCGTTGAACGTGGAATGGCTGTGTATGGACGCGGCGATACTGTTGCCACCCACGCGGACGCCAATGTCCGGGATTGCTTTTGAGAAACGATTGCCTAGTGGAGAG atGGAAAGAGCCCGTCGCGCAATACGAACGTTTTTCTTAATCAGGGAGTTGTATCTAAAGTTGACGGGCAAAACGGAGACTCAGTTACCACTAGCAAACCCTGCGCCTTTTGTACAAGTTGCCGATATACTGGACCTTA ACGACTCTGACCTAATTTCATGCGACATCATCCAAAAAGACGGCACTTGGCAGCATCGGTTTCTGGCAGTGGATAACATCCAAGTTATCCTGGTGGAGCCGGACAAGCAGCGGCTTGGCTGGGGAGTTGCCAAGTTGGTTGGCAGCTTGCAGGATttagaa atacaAGGTGATAAAGACGATCCACGATGTCTACACTTGACCATTCACAAGCCGCGCGTGGGCGCGAGTGCTGCGTTGCCACGGACAGTGTTACTGCGAGCCAAGTTCAAGTTCGACGACCACATCCGCAGTATGGCGGCCAAACAGCGACTAActaag GGTCGCACAAAATCCCGTCAAAAGAAAATGCAGCAGATTGGTCGGCTGTTAGAAGTGTCGGGAGTGGCGGCGCCTGCGCCTGCGCCGAGGCATCGCCCGCTGTTCGCCAGACCCGCGCTCTCCACTGTGAGACGACATTCAG GTTTAGAGGGCGATGATACAGAACGTCGCCTCCGCAGGCCGAGCGGGCACGTGCTCAAAGACGGCATCGTCGTGTACCGCGAGAGGACCACCAGCCGAGAAAG CGTATCACGCAGCAGTAGCACTCAAGCGTCAAGAGAAAGCTCTCCCAGAGCGCGCTCTGAAGAGATCCCTCTAGAAGACATAAGAAGAAACCCTGGCATTGCCGCCGCTGTCCCTTCTACAAGTAGCTCCACTAATAGAGTTCAACAG